The following proteins are co-located in the uncultured Propionivibrio sp. genome:
- a CDS encoding metalloregulator ArsR/SmtB family transcription factor: MASQKMSIERMNTAAGEATAVLRALANESRLLLLCQLSNGELCVSDLEERLDIHQPTLSQQLGVLRNEGLVATRREGKNIFYSISDERVLKVLRTMYEVFCPTGERG, encoded by the coding sequence ATGGCCAGCCAGAAAATGAGTATCGAACGGATGAACACCGCGGCCGGCGAGGCGACGGCGGTTCTGCGCGCGCTGGCCAACGAGTCCAGACTGTTGCTGCTCTGCCAGCTGTCGAACGGCGAGCTGTGCGTCAGCGATCTCGAGGAGCGGCTCGACATCCATCAGCCGACGCTGTCGCAACAGCTCGGTGTGCTGCGCAACGAGGGCCTCGTCGCGACGCGGCGCGAAGGCAAGAATATTTTTTATTCGATCAGCGACGAGCGGGTGTTGAAGGTGCTTAGGACGATGTACGAGGTGTTCTGTCCCACCGGGGAGCGCGGCTGA
- a CDS encoding efflux RND transporter periplasmic adaptor subunit: protein MNKRMNIQTVMPGRVRRGLLALLAAAATSIAVGAEPPASVPVRQDGGGATYVAEGVVEAVRQTVVSAQVPGVISQLGVKAGDVVRSGQMLLQIDARAANQASVASGAQAEAARTAFEVASKDYARQKQLFEKEYISAAAMERAEAQYRAARAQADAAGAQAQASRVQTGFFTLSAPYAGVVTDVSVTLGDMAMPGRALMTLHDPAVLRVTAVVPQSQAERAVPGGKLRIEFPGAPEAQRWDRSGETGVAAGGRSGDAHAATAAGTAGRDARRPAGHFRTRAFAGRGRRHAAAFCAGQSLSFRRAELNAVYVIDGNGRAHLRQVRPGPVAGDEVEILSGLSAGERVAVDPLAAARSR from the coding sequence ATGAACAAGAGAATGAACATTCAAACGGTGATGCCGGGACGCGTCAGGCGCGGCCTGTTGGCGCTGCTGGCTGCGGCGGCGACATCGATCGCCGTCGGCGCCGAGCCGCCGGCCAGCGTACCGGTGCGGCAGGATGGCGGTGGCGCGACCTATGTTGCCGAGGGTGTTGTCGAGGCAGTGCGCCAGACCGTCGTTTCGGCACAGGTGCCGGGCGTCATCAGTCAGCTCGGCGTTAAGGCCGGCGACGTCGTCCGCAGCGGCCAGATGTTGCTGCAGATCGATGCGCGTGCGGCCAACCAGGCCAGCGTCGCCAGCGGCGCGCAGGCCGAGGCGGCGCGGACCGCATTCGAGGTCGCCAGCAAGGACTACGCGCGGCAGAAGCAGCTTTTCGAGAAGGAGTACATCAGCGCGGCGGCGATGGAGCGCGCCGAGGCGCAGTACCGCGCCGCGCGGGCACAGGCCGACGCCGCCGGTGCGCAGGCGCAGGCCTCGCGCGTGCAGACCGGATTCTTCACGCTGTCGGCGCCTTATGCCGGCGTCGTTACCGACGTGTCGGTCACGCTGGGCGACATGGCGATGCCGGGGCGGGCGTTGATGACCCTCCATGACCCGGCCGTCCTGCGCGTCACCGCGGTCGTGCCGCAGAGCCAGGCCGAGCGCGCCGTGCCCGGCGGCAAGCTGCGTATCGAGTTTCCCGGTGCGCCCGAGGCGCAGCGCTGGGATCGATCCGGCGAAACAGGTGTGGCTGCCGGCGGCCGATCCGGCGACGCACACGCAGCAACTGCGGCTGGAACTGCCGGTCGGGATGCGCGGCGTCCTGCCGGGCACTTTCGCACGCGTGCATTTGCCGGTCGCGGCCGGCGCCACGCAGCGGCTTTTTGTGCCGGCCAAAGCCTTTCGTTCCGACGCGCCGAGTTGAATGCCGTGTACGTCATCGACGGCAACGGCCGCGCGCATCTGCGCCAGGTGCGGCCCGGGCCGGTGGCCGGTGACGAGGTCGAGATCCTGTCCGGCCTGTCGGCCGGCGAACGCGTCGCCGTCGATCCGCTTGCCGCGGCGCGCAGCCGCTGA
- a CDS encoding efflux RND transporter permease subunit, which yields MHSELNISGRIAAFFQRAQITPLLALVAFLLGVFAVVITPREEEPQINVTMANVLIPFPGASAKDVEQMVGMPAEQVLSQIANVEHVMLVARPGLAIVTVQFEVGVPRTEALVRLHDTLQSNRDWLPPGLGVLEPIVKPKGIDDVPIVSLTLWSKDDGIGAYDLERLAHSIESDVKRVAGTREVTTLGGPGRAINVEVDAQRLAAHGVTVAELGATLRSANVGMPIGELTAANRAVAIEAGPFLDNAQAVADLVVGVNAGKPVFLREVATVSDGAPPPTRTVWHGTAGKDAAEYPAVTIAVTKKPGQNAVEVADRVIRRVDELRNTLIPEAVEVSVTRNYGETANDKAQKLIQKLLFATASVVILVFFALGRREAAIVGTAVILTLAATLFASWAWGFTINRVSLFALIFSIGILVDDAIVVVENIHRHQALDPDKPLEEIIPPAVDEVGGPTILATLTVIAALLPMAFVGGLMGPYMSPIPINASMGMLLSLTVAFVVTPWLARLWLKHGHHGGAGLAARITPFFLRVFSPFLDEARGKTQRARLGLAVLGLIAFAVLLPAIGWVQLKMLPFDNKSEFQVVVDMPADAPVERTAAVLRELGAHLATVPEVMHYQAYAGTAAPINFNGLVRQYYLRSGGAVGDIQVNLVDKHHRDAQSHAIAMRVRPALQEIGKRLGANVKVVEVPPGPPVLAPIVAEVYGPSDAGRRQVAKAIRAVFEKTPGVVDVDDSSIVEAPRKLLVIDRRKASALGVPQAAIVATLRAGLAGEAAAYLHDQSKYPAPVSLHLPVAAQGNLDALLQLGVKSAAGRSVPLAELVTVSDSLREQPIYHKDGLPVNFVVADMAGRVDSPLYGMFETRSGIAATVAPDGGQIGEYFVAAPSDPYRGFSLKWDGEWQITYETFRDMGIAYAVGLVLIYLLVVAQFGSYLTPLVIMAPIPLTIIGVMPGHALLGAQFTATSMIGMIALAGIIVRNSILLVDFINLQVRQGVAFKEAVVNSAITRAQPIALTGIAAMLGAFFILDDPIFNGLAISLIFGIFVSTVLTLIVIPLLYFMAYHGRLHLIERSPS from the coding sequence ATGCACAGCGAACTGAATATTTCCGGACGCATCGCCGCCTTCTTCCAGCGTGCGCAGATCACGCCGCTGCTGGCGCTGGTCGCCTTCCTGCTCGGCGTCTTTGCCGTCGTCATCACGCCGCGCGAGGAAGAGCCGCAGATCAATGTGACGATGGCCAATGTGCTGATTCCGTTTCCCGGCGCCTCGGCCAAGGATGTCGAACAGATGGTCGGCATGCCGGCCGAGCAGGTGCTGAGCCAGATCGCCAACGTCGAGCACGTGATGCTGGTGGCGCGGCCGGGGCTGGCGATCGTCACCGTGCAGTTCGAGGTCGGCGTGCCGCGCACCGAGGCGCTTGTGCGCCTGCACGACACGCTGCAGAGCAACCGCGACTGGCTGCCGCCGGGGCTCGGCGTGCTCGAACCGATCGTCAAGCCGAAGGGCATCGACGACGTGCCGATCGTCTCGCTGACGCTCTGGTCCAAGGACGATGGCATCGGCGCTTACGATCTCGAACGGCTGGCCCACAGTATCGAGAGCGACGTCAAACGCGTTGCCGGCACGCGTGAGGTGACGACGCTCGGCGGACCGGGCCGTGCCATCAATGTCGAGGTCGATGCACAGCGCCTCGCCGCGCATGGCGTCACCGTCGCCGAACTCGGCGCGACGCTGCGCTCGGCCAATGTCGGCATGCCGATCGGCGAACTCACCGCCGCCAATCGTGCCGTCGCCATCGAGGCCGGACCTTTCCTCGACAACGCGCAGGCGGTCGCCGACCTCGTCGTCGGCGTCAATGCCGGCAAGCCGGTCTTCCTGCGCGAAGTGGCGACCGTCTCCGATGGCGCGCCGCCGCCGACGCGCACCGTCTGGCACGGCACTGCCGGCAAGGATGCCGCCGAATATCCGGCGGTGACGATCGCCGTGACCAAAAAGCCGGGTCAGAATGCCGTCGAGGTCGCCGATCGCGTCATCCGCCGCGTCGATGAACTGCGCAACACGCTGATTCCCGAAGCGGTCGAAGTCAGCGTCACGCGCAACTACGGCGAGACCGCCAACGACAAGGCGCAGAAGCTGATTCAGAAGCTTCTCTTTGCGACCGCCTCGGTCGTCATCCTCGTCTTCTTCGCGCTCGGCCGGCGCGAGGCGGCGATCGTCGGCACGGCGGTGATCCTGACGCTGGCGGCGACGCTGTTCGCCTCCTGGGCCTGGGGCTTCACCATCAACCGCGTCTCGCTGTTCGCGCTGATCTTCTCGATCGGCATTCTCGTCGATGATGCCATTGTCGTTGTCGAGAACATCCACCGCCACCAGGCGCTCGATCCCGACAAGCCGCTTGAGGAGATCATCCCGCCAGCGGTCGACGAGGTCGGCGGACCGACGATCCTGGCGACGCTGACGGTGATTGCCGCGCTGCTGCCGATGGCCTTCGTCGGCGGCCTGATGGGGCCGTACATGAGCCCGATCCCGATCAACGCGAGCATGGGCATGCTGCTGTCCCTGACCGTCGCCTTCGTCGTCACGCCCTGGCTGGCGCGGCTCTGGCTCAAGCACGGGCATCACGGCGGCGCCGGGCTGGCGGCCCGGATCACGCCCTTCTTCCTGCGCGTCTTCTCGCCCTTCCTCGACGAGGCGCGCGGCAAGACGCAGCGCGCCAGGCTCGGACTGGCGGTACTCGGCCTCATCGCCTTTGCCGTGCTGCTGCCGGCGATCGGCTGGGTGCAGCTGAAGATGCTGCCCTTCGACAACAAGTCGGAATTCCAGGTCGTCGTCGATATGCCGGCCGATGCGCCGGTCGAGCGCACTGCCGCCGTCCTGCGCGAACTCGGCGCGCATCTCGCGACCGTGCCTGAGGTCATGCACTATCAGGCGTACGCCGGCACGGCGGCGCCGATCAACTTCAACGGGCTGGTGCGCCAGTACTACCTGCGCAGCGGCGGCGCCGTCGGCGATATCCAGGTCAATCTCGTCGACAAGCATCACCGCGACGCCCAGAGTCATGCCATTGCCATGCGAGTTCGGCCGGCGCTGCAGGAGATCGGCAAGCGCCTCGGTGCCAACGTCAAGGTCGTCGAGGTGCCGCCGGGGCCGCCGGTGCTGGCGCCGATCGTCGCCGAGGTGTATGGGCCGAGCGACGCCGGTCGCCGTCAGGTGGCCAAGGCGATCCGCGCCGTCTTCGAGAAGACGCCGGGCGTCGTCGATGTCGATGACAGCAGTATCGTCGAGGCGCCGCGCAAGCTGCTCGTCATTGACCGGCGCAAGGCGTCGGCGCTCGGCGTGCCGCAGGCCGCCATCGTCGCGACCTTGCGCGCCGGACTGGCCGGCGAAGCGGCGGCCTATCTGCACGACCAGAGCAAGTATCCGGCGCCGGTGTCGCTGCATCTGCCGGTGGCGGCGCAGGGCAATCTCGACGCGCTCCTGCAGCTCGGCGTCAAGAGTGCCGCCGGCCGCAGCGTGCCGCTCGCGGAGCTGGTGACCGTCAGCGATTCCTTGCGCGAACAACCGATCTATCACAAGGACGGCCTGCCGGTGAATTTCGTCGTCGCCGACATGGCCGGCCGCGTCGATAGCCCGCTCTACGGCATGTTCGAGACGCGTTCGGGCATCGCCGCCACCGTCGCCCCCGACGGCGGACAGATCGGCGAGTACTTCGTCGCCGCACCAAGCGATCCGTATCGCGGCTTCAGCCTCAAGTGGGACGGCGAATGGCAGATCACCTACGAGACCTTCCGCGACATGGGCATCGCCTATGCCGTCGGCCTGGTGCTGATCTACCTGCTTGTCGTCGCGCAGTTCGGTTCCTACCTGACACCGCTCGTCATCATGGCGCCGATCCCGCTGACGATCATCGGCGTCATGCCGGGTCACGCATTGCTCGGCGCGCAATTCACGGCGACCAGCATGATCGGCATGATCGCGCTGGCCGGCATCATCGTGCGCAATTCGATCCTGCTCGTCGATTTCATCAACCTGCAGGTCCGCCAGGGCGTCGCCTTCAAGGAGGCCGTCGTCAATTCGGCGATCACCCGCGCCCAGCCGATCGCGCTGACCGGCATCGCCGCCATGCTCGGCGCATTTTTCATTCTCGATGACCCGATTTTCAACGGCCTGGCGATCTCGCTGATCTTCGGCATCTTCGTGTCGACGGTGCTGACGCTGATCGTCATTCCCCTGTTGTATTTCATGGCCTATCACGGCCGCCTGCACCTGATCGAAAGGAGCCCATCATGA
- a CDS encoding DUF2892 domain-containing protein → MTSWRLVRIIAGAFILLSLAFGIEGSPLFLSAWWLAFTAFVGANLLQSGLTGWCLMEWLLRKLGIAPGC, encoded by the coding sequence ATGACTTCGTGGCGTCTCGTCCGGATCATTGCCGGAGCCTTCATTCTCCTGTCATTGGCCTTCGGCATTGAGGGCAGTCCGCTCTTCCTCAGCGCCTGGTGGCTGGCGTTCACCGCCTTCGTCGGGGCGAATCTGCTGCAGAGCGGGCTGACCGGCTGGTGCCTGATGGAATGGCTGTTGCGCAAGCTCGGCATTGCGCCGGGATGCTGA